The Acidobacteriota bacterium genome has a segment encoding these proteins:
- a CDS encoding glycogen synthase, whose product MAQPLKILFIAAEVAPFSKTGGLADVTGSLPKALASLGHDVRIVTPAHRSIEAAARIGRWGTRWLDLRLRTPVGGGLVEAGVLEATLPGSAVPVWFVAERQLFDRPRVYGDQDDAWRYAFFSRAALDLAVAAMGWRPDVVHVHDWHTAPAVAWLATAGRLDPRYRDLPTVQTIHNLMHQGSAPREVLGYAGIDAPPLLEEPPGETNLLARGIYHATMINTVSPTYAREILTPEGGCALDGLLRYRHFDVHGILNGIDTDVWDPTSDRGLAATFSSGTLEARLANKRALQARLGLPERDDLPLVGMITRLDRQKGLDLVGHVVHLLMNNVAGGEAQFVLLGSGAEEYEQMLSGLAAYHRQKMAVVLGYSSDLPALIYGGSDLFLMPSLFEPCGLGQLIAMRYGSVPVVRATGGLVDTVRDGVTGFAFSEFSAEACWNALARAVHVWRTDRDGWRALQAHGMSQDFSWHTSARSYAHLYGWAVARVRGG is encoded by the coding sequence ATGGCTCAGCCACTCAAGATCCTCTTCATCGCCGCCGAGGTCGCGCCGTTCTCCAAGACCGGAGGGCTGGCCGACGTCACGGGCTCGCTGCCGAAGGCCCTGGCGAGCCTCGGTCACGACGTGCGGATCGTCACCCCCGCGCACCGCAGCATCGAGGCGGCGGCCCGGATCGGTCGCTGGGGCACGCGCTGGCTCGACCTGCGGCTGCGCACCCCGGTCGGTGGCGGGCTCGTGGAGGCCGGTGTGCTCGAGGCGACGCTGCCCGGAAGCGCCGTCCCGGTCTGGTTCGTCGCCGAGCGGCAGCTCTTCGACCGTCCGCGGGTGTACGGCGATCAGGACGACGCGTGGCGGTACGCGTTCTTCAGCCGGGCCGCCCTCGACCTGGCCGTGGCCGCGATGGGGTGGCGCCCCGACGTGGTGCACGTCCACGACTGGCACACCGCGCCGGCCGTGGCGTGGCTCGCGACCGCCGGCCGGCTCGACCCGCGCTACCGCGACCTGCCGACCGTGCAGACCATCCACAACCTGATGCACCAGGGCTCCGCCCCTCGCGAGGTGCTCGGCTACGCCGGCATCGACGCCCCGCCGCTGCTCGAAGAGCCGCCGGGCGAGACGAACCTGCTCGCGCGCGGCATCTACCACGCGACCATGATCAACACGGTGAGCCCGACCTACGCCCGCGAGATACTGACGCCCGAGGGCGGCTGCGCTCTCGACGGCCTGTTGCGGTACCGGCACTTCGACGTCCACGGCATCCTGAACGGCATCGACACCGATGTCTGGGATCCCACGAGCGACCGGGGACTCGCCGCGACGTTCTCGTCGGGCACGCTCGAGGCGCGCCTCGCCAACAAGCGGGCGCTGCAGGCGCGGCTCGGCCTGCCCGAGCGCGACGATCTGCCGCTCGTCGGGATGATCACCCGGCTCGATCGCCAGAAGGGCCTCGACCTCGTCGGCCACGTCGTCCACCTGCTGATGAACAACGTCGCCGGCGGCGAGGCGCAGTTCGTGCTGCTCGGGTCGGGGGCCGAGGAGTACGAACAGATGCTCTCCGGCCTCGCCGCCTACCACCGGCAGAAGATGGCGGTCGTCCTCGGCTACTCGTCCGACCTGCCGGCCCTCATCTACGGCGGCAGCGACCTCTTCCTGATGCCGTCGCTCTTCGAGCCCTGCGGGCTTGGACAGTTGATCGCGATGCGCTACGGGAGCGTGCCGGTGGTGCGCGCGACGGGCGGCCTCGTCGACACGGTCCGGGACGGGGTGACGGGCTTCGCCTTCAGCGAGTTCTCGGCCGAGGCCTGCTGGAACGCCCTCGCACGCGCCGTCCACGTCTGGCGCACCGACCGCGACGGGTGGCGGGCGCTGCAGGCGCACGGCATGAGCCAGGACTTCTCGTGGCACACCTCGGCGCGCAGCTACGCTCACCTGTACGGCTGGGCCGTCGCGCGCGTCCGCGGCGGCTGA
- a CDS encoding ABC transporter permease, whose product MLTSLAALWRYRDLVRGLVQRDLRLRYKGSTLGFAWSLVNPLLMAAVYTVAFKYIIRIQIDRFPLFLLAGLLPWMFFSTAVLQATGSIADNGALVRKVAFPRLTLPVGAVASQFVQFLLMYVVIVPVALVLGSDLTPALVALAPVAALHAVFTAGLALVAATAYVHFRDTRHLLEVGLQLWFWVTPIVYAASLVPPAYRPWFALNPMAHFVGAYQHVVLEQQWPGAAAFAIMAVAAGAAFAVGLAVFTRHERRFAELI is encoded by the coding sequence ATGTTGACCAGCCTCGCCGCGTTGTGGCGCTATCGCGATCTCGTCCGCGGCCTCGTACAGCGCGACCTGCGGCTGCGCTACAAGGGCTCGACGCTCGGCTTCGCGTGGTCGCTCGTCAACCCGCTGCTCATGGCCGCGGTGTACACGGTCGCCTTCAAGTACATCATCCGGATCCAGATCGATCGCTTCCCGCTGTTCCTGCTGGCCGGCCTGCTGCCGTGGATGTTCTTCTCGACGGCGGTGCTGCAGGCCACCGGCTCGATTGCGGACAACGGCGCGCTCGTGCGCAAGGTGGCGTTTCCACGCCTGACGCTGCCGGTCGGCGCGGTTGCCTCGCAGTTCGTGCAGTTCCTGCTCATGTACGTCGTAATCGTGCCGGTCGCCCTCGTGCTCGGCAGCGATCTCACGCCGGCGCTCGTCGCCCTCGCGCCCGTCGCGGCGCTGCACGCGGTGTTCACCGCGGGGCTCGCGCTCGTCGCGGCGACGGCCTACGTGCACTTCCGCGACACGCGTCACCTCCTCGAGGTCGGCCTCCAGCTGTGGTTCTGGGTGACGCCGATCGTGTACGCGGCCTCGCTCGTGCCCCCCGCCTACCGTCCGTGGTTCGCGCTGAACCCGATGGCGCACTTCGTCGGCGCCTACCAGCACGTCGTGCTCGAGCAGCAGTGGCCGGGTGCGGCCGCCTTCGCCATCATGGCCGTCGCCGCGGGAGCGGCCTTCGCCGTCGGCCTCGCCGTGTTCACGCGTCACGAACGCCGCTTCGCCGAGCTGATCTGA
- a CDS encoding PEGA domain-containing protein, translating to MIGLSIAAAVALAATLVLVWRPSPPVPDATPPVPETSEGPRPTTRPPAPVDEPAAPAPPAARPRRVPVAPAEAPPPPEAAAGPELRVDSDVPGASVFVDRQYLGTTPLVTRDVTPGAKTLNVSAEGHDGVVQAIEVAADAPTSVVVRLREVRLQARIPVVHKHRMGRCEGQLSATVDGLRYETSNANDGFSLPLADLEVFEVDYLQKNLRVKARGGRTWNFTDPGDEADPLFVFHRDVERARARLARP from the coding sequence GTGATCGGCCTGTCCATCGCCGCTGCCGTGGCGCTCGCTGCGACGCTGGTCCTCGTGTGGCGGCCGTCGCCGCCGGTGCCTGACGCGACGCCTCCGGTCCCCGAAACGAGCGAGGGGCCGAGGCCGACGACGAGACCGCCCGCTCCGGTCGACGAGCCGGCGGCCCCCGCGCCGCCTGCGGCCCGCCCGCGTCGCGTGCCGGTCGCGCCGGCCGAGGCGCCGCCGCCTCCCGAGGCCGCGGCCGGTCCCGAGCTGCGGGTCGACAGCGACGTGCCTGGCGCCTCGGTGTTCGTCGACCGCCAGTACCTCGGGACGACGCCGCTCGTGACGCGTGACGTCACCCCCGGCGCGAAGACCCTCAACGTCTCGGCCGAGGGGCACGATGGCGTGGTCCAGGCGATCGAGGTGGCCGCCGACGCGCCGACGTCGGTCGTGGTCAGGCTCAGGGAAGTGCGCCTGCAGGCACGGATTCCGGTGGTGCACAAGCACCGGATGGGCCGATGCGAGGGCCAGCTCTCGGCGACGGTCGACGGCCTGCGCTACGAGACGTCGAACGCCAACGACGGGTTCTCGCTGCCGCTGGCCGATCTCGAGGTGTTCGAGGTCGACTACCTCCAGAAGAACCTGCGGGTCAAGGCCCGGGGCGGGCGCACCTGGAACTTCACCGATCCCGGCGACGAGGCCGATCCCCTGTTCGTCTTCCACCGCGACGTCGAGCGGGCCCGCGCCCGGCTCGCGCGGCCCTGA
- a CDS encoding response regulator produces the protein MDVSLSPFVWLFGLAIAGTAHRRVRAALSAAFPAAAPALVGIALIVGGPAAGVFAGLSALLGGIAVWHRALEAADLRQRSAEAVAREQRIRSLLGSMQDLVFVLDRRLVFTEHCQPGIEGLLVPASEFVGRRIDETGLPSSVVEALRPALDSVLSDGTPGVVDYRLELPVGARWFSAAVSPYHVADGPCEGVVCVVRDITEARRRDERLQARTEELEGFFDVALDLLCIADLDGRFVKVNRAWEETLGYTREELEGARFLEFVHPDDVQVTIDTMGRLATGHRVVDFINRYRCRDGTYRDIEWRSNPAGRRVYAAARDVTDRLRAERELVAINHDLEAATARANEMAVQAELASAAKTQFLANMSHEIRTPMNGVIGMTGLLLDTGLSHEQRRYAEVVRTSGEALLALIDDILDFSKIEARRVELDRVTFGLRTLTDGVIDLLGVKAREKQLDLSCDVDAAVPDTLCGDPGRLRQVLLNLLGNALKFTEAGGVTLRVGLEVLAADRVTLRFAVTDTGIGIPADRQHILFSPFTQVDGSTTRKYGGTGLGLAISKQLAELMGGTMGLESAEGRGSTFWFTAVFHVVATDRRCDDRRTPQPGPREAHPTAPAGSKGRFRILLAEDNPINQTVALKTLERLGYAADVVATGDEVLGAVADVAYDLVLMDCQMPGMDGFEATRRIRRSEGSASNPRVPIVAMTAHAMAGDRDRCLAAGMDDYLCKPFRPRELGAVLDRWLATEPASASASVILGE, from the coding sequence ATGGACGTCTCCCTGTCCCCGTTCGTGTGGCTCTTCGGGCTGGCCATCGCCGGCACGGCCCACCGCCGGGTGCGGGCCGCCCTGTCCGCCGCGTTTCCCGCAGCAGCCCCAGCCCTCGTCGGCATCGCGCTGATCGTCGGTGGGCCCGCCGCCGGGGTCTTCGCGGGTCTGTCGGCCCTCCTCGGCGGCATCGCCGTCTGGCATCGGGCCCTCGAGGCGGCCGACCTCCGGCAGCGCTCCGCCGAGGCCGTCGCCCGCGAGCAGCGGATTCGGTCGCTGCTTGGGAGCATGCAGGACCTCGTGTTCGTCCTCGACCGGCGACTCGTCTTCACCGAGCACTGCCAGCCGGGAATCGAGGGCCTGCTGGTGCCCGCCTCGGAGTTCGTCGGCCGGCGCATCGACGAGACGGGGCTCCCGAGCTCGGTGGTCGAGGCGCTCCGGCCGGCCCTCGACTCGGTGCTCAGCGACGGCACCCCCGGCGTGGTCGACTACCGCCTCGAACTGCCCGTGGGCGCACGCTGGTTCAGCGCGGCGGTCTCGCCCTATCACGTGGCCGACGGACCGTGCGAGGGCGTGGTCTGCGTCGTCAGGGACATCACCGAAGCCAGGCGGCGCGACGAGCGTCTCCAGGCCCGCACCGAGGAGCTCGAGGGGTTCTTCGACGTGGCCCTCGACCTGCTGTGCATCGCCGATCTCGATGGCCGCTTCGTCAAGGTCAACCGGGCCTGGGAAGAAACGCTCGGCTACACGCGCGAGGAGCTCGAAGGGGCCCGGTTCCTCGAGTTCGTCCATCCAGACGACGTCCAGGTCACCATCGACACGATGGGACGGCTCGCCACCGGCCACCGTGTGGTGGACTTCATCAACCGGTACCGGTGCCGGGACGGGACGTACCGGGACATCGAGTGGCGCTCGAACCCGGCCGGCCGCCGCGTGTATGCCGCGGCGCGCGACGTGACCGACCGGCTGAGGGCGGAACGCGAGCTCGTGGCCATCAACCACGACCTCGAGGCGGCGACCGCGAGGGCCAACGAGATGGCCGTGCAGGCCGAACTGGCCAGCGCGGCGAAGACCCAGTTCCTCGCCAACATGAGCCACGAGATCCGGACGCCGATGAACGGTGTCATCGGGATGACCGGTCTGCTGCTCGACACGGGGCTCTCGCACGAGCAGCGCCGGTACGCCGAGGTCGTGCGGACCAGCGGCGAAGCGCTGCTGGCCCTGATCGACGACATCCTCGACTTCTCGAAGATCGAAGCCCGCCGGGTCGAGCTCGACCGCGTGACCTTCGGCCTCAGGACGCTGACCGACGGCGTGATCGACCTGCTCGGCGTGAAAGCGCGGGAGAAACAGCTCGACCTCTCCTGTGACGTCGACGCGGCGGTGCCCGACACGCTGTGCGGCGATCCGGGGCGGCTGCGCCAGGTGCTCCTCAACCTGCTCGGCAATGCCCTCAAGTTCACCGAGGCGGGCGGCGTGACGCTCCGCGTCGGCCTCGAGGTGCTCGCGGCCGACCGCGTCACGCTGCGCTTCGCGGTGACCGACACCGGCATCGGGATCCCGGCCGACCGCCAGCACATCCTCTTCTCGCCCTTCACGCAGGTCGACGGGTCGACCACGCGGAAGTACGGGGGCACGGGCCTCGGGCTGGCCATCTCGAAGCAGCTCGCCGAGCTGATGGGCGGCACGATGGGGCTCGAGAGCGCGGAAGGGCGCGGTTCGACGTTCTGGTTCACGGCCGTCTTCCACGTCGTGGCGACCGACCGCCGGTGCGACGACCGGCGCACGCCGCAGCCCGGGCCGCGCGAAGCCCACCCGACCGCGCCGGCAGGATCGAAGGGCCGGTTCCGGATCCTGCTCGCCGAGGACAATCCCATCAACCAGACGGTGGCGCTCAAGACGCTCGAGCGCCTGGGGTATGCTGCCGACGTCGTCGCGACCGGCGATGAGGTTCTCGGGGCCGTTGCCGACGTGGCCTACGACCTCGTCCTCATGGACTGCCAGATGCCGGGCATGGATGGCTTCGAGGCGACGCGTCGGATTCGGCGGTCGGAGGGCAGCGCGTCGAACCCGCGCGTGCCGATCGTGGCGATGACGGCCCACGCCATGGCCGGCGACCGCGATCGCTGCCTCGCCGCCGGCATGGACGACTACCTGTGCAAGCCGTTCCGGCCACGTGAGCTCGGCGCCGTGCTCGACCGCTGGCTGGCAACCGAGCCGGCCAGCGCCTCCGCCTCTGTTATCCTCGGCGAGTGA